One Stutzerimonas stutzeri RCH2 genomic window carries:
- a CDS encoding four-helix bundle copper-binding protein, with product MNQDFQSCIEACSNCAVICDMCSSACLKEDDVKMMARCIQLDMDCAQICRMAAAFMARGSEYSAELCRVCAQICRACGEECKKHSADHCQRCAEACLACAEQCEKMAA from the coding sequence ATGAACCAAGATTTCCAGTCGTGTATCGAGGCCTGTAGTAACTGCGCAGTGATTTGCGACATGTGCTCGTCAGCCTGCCTGAAAGAAGACGACGTTAAGATGATGGCTCGCTGCATCCAGCTAGACATGGATTGCGCTCAAATTTGCCGTATGGCAGCAGCATTCATGGCCCGTGGCAGCGAGTATTCCGCTGAATTGTGCCGAGTTTGTGCTCAGATCTGCCGTGCCTGTGGCGAAGAATGCAAGAAACACAGTGCGGATCATTGCCAGCGCTGTGCCGAAGCTTGCCTCGCCTGTGCTGAGCAATGCGAAAAAATGGCTGCCTAA
- a CDS encoding DUF1652 domain-containing protein, with product MVRFQSSKRWSRSLPEKVSSRNLSNHSSVKADVGKPRWNKAHSMHGFTPSQAGRRDVKLTQMVSCTRRKVGMAFTFGTARAIVESSFMPLSCRCSHESSSARIRIYDAATGEPHLVVAGISIHRLNTSHEIRKLVGELRYELEFCALQLNRIPRPLLKKGPVSLQGL from the coding sequence ATGGTGCGATTTCAGTCATCGAAACGCTGGTCGAGGTCGTTGCCGGAAAAGGTGAGTTCGCGAAACCTATCCAACCATTCATCGGTGAAAGCTGATGTTGGCAAGCCGAGATGGAACAAAGCGCACAGCATGCATGGCTTTACGCCATCACAGGCCGGTCGCAGGGATGTGAAGCTAACTCAGATGGTTAGTTGCACGAGGAGAAAGGTTGGTATGGCATTCACGTTTGGAACGGCTCGCGCTATCGTCGAAAGCTCCTTTATGCCGCTTTCTTGCCGTTGCTCGCATGAGTCGTCGAGCGCGAGAATACGCATCTATGATGCTGCCACAGGCGAGCCACACCTGGTTGTGGCGGGGATAAGCATTCATAGGTTGAACACCTCTCACGAGATCAGAAAACTCGTGGGTGAGCTTCGCTATGAACTAGAATTCTGCGCACTGCAATTGAATCGAATACCACGCCCTCTTCTTAAAAAAGGCCCTGTATCGCTACAGGGCCTTTGA